A DNA window from Enoplosus armatus isolate fEnoArm2 chromosome 9, fEnoArm2.hap1, whole genome shotgun sequence contains the following coding sequences:
- the ptpn2a gene encoding tyrosine-protein phosphatase non-receptor type 2a isoform X1, which yields MEQEFEDIDSAGKWQNLYNEIRNQASEYSYKVAKLPVNRNLNRYRDVSPYDHSRVKLENSENDYINASLVMVEEAQRAYILSQGPLRNTCGHFWLMIWEQCSKAVIMLNRVIEKGSEKCAQYWPTTEELQMSFTDTGFVVRLLSEEDQSYYTIRTLELQNTMTGESREIYHFHYTTWPDFGVPESPASFLNFLFKVRESGSLGPEHGPSVVHCSAGIGRSGTFALVDTCLVLMDRRRNPSSVDIQKVLLDMREYRMGLIQTPDQLRFSYMAVIEGAKLILTDHSAAQQCKQRVMSRENLEPDLPPPPPPPRPHLNDSRPNGQPGPCLEPQAASGDQLPAGDPDSQDHNMAENSGQVRKRHREERISSTSQKVQQMKQRLTDSERKREKWLYWRPILLNIGAGAALAVGLLVCWMYSE from the exons ATGGAGCAAGAATTTGAAGACATTGATTCGGCCGGGAAATGGCAAAACCTTTACAAT GAGATCCGTAACCAAGCCAGTGAATATTCTTACAAAGTGGCGAAACTTCCAGTGAATCGGAATTTGAACCGCTACAGAGATGTCAGCCCAT ATGATCACAGTCGGGTAAAGCTTGAAAACTCTGAAAATGACTACATCAATGCAAGTTTAGTCATGGTGGAAGAAGCCCAAAGAGCTTACATTCTTTCTCAG GGGCCTTTGAGGAATACCTGTGGTCATTTCTGGCTGATGATTTGGGAGCAGTGTTCCAAAGCTGTTATAATGCTCAACAGAGTTATTGAAAAGGGATCT GAAAAGTGTGCACAGTACTGGCCCACCACAGAGGAGCTACAGATGTCTTTCACAGACACAGGGTTTGTTGTCAGGCTACTTTCTGAGGAGGACCAGTCCTATTACACAATCCGAACGCTGGAGCTGCAAAACACAATG ACGGGGGAGTCGAGGGAGATCTACCACTTTCACTACACCACGTGGCCTGACTTTGGTGTCCCAGAATCTCCCGCCTCCTTCCTCAACTTCCTCTTCAAGGTTCGGGAGTCCGGCTCGTTGGGCCCGGAGCACGGGCCCTCGGTGGTGCACTGCAGCGCTGGGATTGGACGCTCGGGGACCTTCGCCTTGGTGGACACCTGCCTGGTCCTG atggacaggaggaggaaccCATCATCAGTGGACATACAGAAGGTGCTGCTGGACATGAGGGAATACCGCATGGGCCTGATCCAGACCCCCGACCAGCTCCGCTTCTCCTACATGGCTGTCATTGAGGGAGCCAAGCTCATCTTGACGGACCACTCGGCAGCACAG CAGTGCAAGCAGAGAGTGATGTCTCGAGAGAACTTGGAGCCAGATCTGCCCCCTCCGCCACCTCCACCCAGACCCCACCTCAACGACAGCAGGCCCAACGGTCAGCCAGGACCCTGCCTGGAGCCGCAGGCCGCCTCAGGAGACCAGCTGCCAGCGGGAGACCCAGACAGCCAAGACCACAACATGGCAGAGAACTCTGGGCA AGTCAGAAAGCGACACCGTGAGGAGAGGATTTCCAGCACCTCGCAAAAGGTCCAGCAGATGAAACAGAGACTAACCGACtcggagaggaaaagagagaagtgGCTTTACTGGAGACCCATTCTGCTCAACATCGGTGCTGGGGCAGCTTTGGCTGTCGGCCTGCTGGTGTGCTGGATGTACTCCGAGTGA
- the ptpn2a gene encoding tyrosine-protein phosphatase non-receptor type 2a isoform X2 — MEQEFEDIDSAGKWQNLYNEIRNQASEYSYKVAKLPVNRNLNRYRDVSPYDHSRVKLENSENDYINASLVMVEEAQRAYILSQGPLRNTCGHFWLMIWEQCSKAVIMLNRVIEKGSEKCAQYWPTTEELQMSFTDTGFVVRLLSEEDQSYYTIRTLELQNTMTGESREIYHFHYTTWPDFGVPESPASFLNFLFKVRESGSLGPEHGPSVVHCSAGIGRSGTFALVDTCLVLMDRRRNPSSVDIQKVLLDMREYRMGLIQTPDQLRFSYMAVIEGAKLILTDHSAAQCKQRVMSRENLEPDLPPPPPPPRPHLNDSRPNGQPGPCLEPQAASGDQLPAGDPDSQDHNMAENSGQVRKRHREERISSTSQKVQQMKQRLTDSERKREKWLYWRPILLNIGAGAALAVGLLVCWMYSE; from the exons ATGGAGCAAGAATTTGAAGACATTGATTCGGCCGGGAAATGGCAAAACCTTTACAAT GAGATCCGTAACCAAGCCAGTGAATATTCTTACAAAGTGGCGAAACTTCCAGTGAATCGGAATTTGAACCGCTACAGAGATGTCAGCCCAT ATGATCACAGTCGGGTAAAGCTTGAAAACTCTGAAAATGACTACATCAATGCAAGTTTAGTCATGGTGGAAGAAGCCCAAAGAGCTTACATTCTTTCTCAG GGGCCTTTGAGGAATACCTGTGGTCATTTCTGGCTGATGATTTGGGAGCAGTGTTCCAAAGCTGTTATAATGCTCAACAGAGTTATTGAAAAGGGATCT GAAAAGTGTGCACAGTACTGGCCCACCACAGAGGAGCTACAGATGTCTTTCACAGACACAGGGTTTGTTGTCAGGCTACTTTCTGAGGAGGACCAGTCCTATTACACAATCCGAACGCTGGAGCTGCAAAACACAATG ACGGGGGAGTCGAGGGAGATCTACCACTTTCACTACACCACGTGGCCTGACTTTGGTGTCCCAGAATCTCCCGCCTCCTTCCTCAACTTCCTCTTCAAGGTTCGGGAGTCCGGCTCGTTGGGCCCGGAGCACGGGCCCTCGGTGGTGCACTGCAGCGCTGGGATTGGACGCTCGGGGACCTTCGCCTTGGTGGACACCTGCCTGGTCCTG atggacaggaggaggaaccCATCATCAGTGGACATACAGAAGGTGCTGCTGGACATGAGGGAATACCGCATGGGCCTGATCCAGACCCCCGACCAGCTCCGCTTCTCCTACATGGCTGTCATTGAGGGAGCCAAGCTCATCTTGACGGACCACTCGGCAGCACAG TGCAAGCAGAGAGTGATGTCTCGAGAGAACTTGGAGCCAGATCTGCCCCCTCCGCCACCTCCACCCAGACCCCACCTCAACGACAGCAGGCCCAACGGTCAGCCAGGACCCTGCCTGGAGCCGCAGGCCGCCTCAGGAGACCAGCTGCCAGCGGGAGACCCAGACAGCCAAGACCACAACATGGCAGAGAACTCTGGGCA AGTCAGAAAGCGACACCGTGAGGAGAGGATTTCCAGCACCTCGCAAAAGGTCCAGCAGATGAAACAGAGACTAACCGACtcggagaggaaaagagagaagtgGCTTTACTGGAGACCCATTCTGCTCAACATCGGTGCTGGGGCAGCTTTGGCTGTCGGCCTGCTGGTGTGCTGGATGTACTCCGAGTGA